The genomic DNA AGGGTTGGAAGATTGAGCGCAAAGAGGGCGGTGCCACTGGCACCACCCTGCTGGAGGCGCTGGACTCCATCATGGCCCCCAGCCGCCCCACTGACAAGCCCCTGCGTCTGCCCCTGCAGGACGTCTACAAGATTGGTGGTAAGTAGTGTCCCAtaattcttacttttttttttctttttttttaccagcaaaGACGCGATGAAATCCAATGTTCACACCACAGACTCTGATATCTACTGACAGATAAATCCCCCAGAGGTGGACCCGGATATACTGGTCACCATTGCGTACATCTACACGCGATGTTTTAATACTCAAATTCGAAACAGTGACCTTGTTTCTCGAGACCAGCAGCTGCGTGCCCTGACACAGCTCAAATATGTTGGTATTTTGTTGTGAACTGAAGAGAATGGTAGAAAAACAAGTGGTCTCCTGCTCACCCTCAGGTATTGGAACTGTCCCCGTCGGCCGCGTTGAGACCGGTATCCTGAAGCCTGGCATGGTCGTCACCTTCGCTCCCCCCAACCTGACCACCGAGGTGAAGTCTGTGGAGATGCACCACGAGTCCCTGCCCGAGGCTCTCCCCGGCGACAACGTCGGCTTCAACATCAAGAACGTGTCCGTCAAGGAGATCCGCCGCGGGAATGTGGCCGGCGACAGCAAGAACGACCCGCCCATGGCGGCCGACAACTTCTCTGCTCAGGTGAGTTGATGCGTCTCTGGAGGCTGACGTTGCGTCTTCCTGCTGCCAGGCGAGGGAAAACAATTCATGACACGTGAAGACAAGCTGCGGCAATGAAACACGTCCGGAGACAATTGGAGAAAAGCCAGGAAATGCAGTTCGTCATAGACGCATTTTAATGCTGGAAAAATAAGAGCTGTCAGAGAAGTTGGTTATGCGAGAGGAATGGAAGTGAGGGAGGTGTCTCTCCTGCCATTTTGAAAGTGAGCTCGATACAGACCGGTCCAACCGAACAACATTTTTGGAAAGCAGCCAAGCCGAGAAAGTTGCAGTTTCAAATCTATTCACTTTAAGCCTTGTTTCACCAGAGGTGTTTTGTATGACACTCATTCAGAGACGTTATAAGTGAGTCCTAGGAGTttactgtaaaagacaaaaaacggtgttctgtttttttaggAATATTGTAAATGCCGATATTTCACAATGTCCATGTTCGTCTAACCTTCCGCCacctctctcctgtttcctcccccCGCAGGTCATCATCCTCAACCACCCCGGGCAGATCTCACAGGGCTACGCCCCCGTGCTCGACTGCCACACCGCTCACATCGCCTGCAAGTTCAGCGAGCTCGTGGAGAAGATCGACCGTCGTTCCGGCAAGAAGCTTGAGGACAACCCCAAGGCCCTCAAGTCTGGAGACGCCGCCATCATCAAGATGATGCCTGGAAAGCCCATGTGTGTCGAGAGCTTCTCACAGTATCCCCCACTGGGTGAGTGAGACACTATTTCAATCAATGAAGTAAACTAATTGCAAAAACGGCCAATCAACGCTGTCTCCCGCGTATTTCAACATAAATGTACGACGAGTCGGGATCCATGATCCAGAACCGAATCTACTAGATAATCTAGGTCTATAGGAACCAGCCCAAGAAGAAGCAACCCCCTGCAGGCCTGGGACAAGGACACTAGCCAACTGAACCACGGGGAGGCAACAAGAACGAACCAATCAGAGGCGGAGTTGGGCGGGTCATGCATGCGTCGTCGTCCTGGAGTTGTTGACGGTCGCTGCATTACACGACAAACCAGGCATTTTTCGTTttagtggagagagagagagagccgggaCAGACGGGGAGCAAGCCAAAATAAGCAACTACACTTAAAGGGGGAGTAAGCGATTTTGAAGAAGTTTGGTCGGGCCTTGAAACCTGCAGCCACGCGTACGGGAGACAAACGCACAAACCACGAggtcgtagcgtctgtcgctagcacgtctcttgtcggggagtgatgtaCACACAGTcttgtggtgcggtccgcaccattattttcttttggttccAGGGTGCTGAGGCTACTCCACACTTGCCCTTGAGGTCATGGAATCGAACTTGAACTGAAATGCATTGTTGTCAGCTCCGTactgtccctctctccccccccagGTCGCTTCGCTGTGCGCGACATGAGGCAGACCGTGGCCGTCGGTGTCATCAAGTCCGTGGATAAGAAGCTCCCCTCCGGTGGCAAGGTCACCAAGTCGGCACAGAAGGccgagaagaagaaatgaattcTCGTTCGGGATGTCCGACCCCATATCAcgtctcagcagcagcagcgggccgccccatccctcctcctcccctgccacCCAGCGCCGTCTCCCCTGAGGCAGAGCTCTCTACTCAAGGACTGGCTAATGCTGATCAAAACCCACCGTAAAAGTTTCCGCAGGAAAGGAAGGCATGTGCCTTTTAGGAGAATACTGTGACCGTGattaaattacaaacaaaacaaataaaaatcttaaatattgccaaattgggacggtttcattattttccaagTGATGGGTTGATTGTCAGTTTTAAGGTTTGGGGGTAAGGGTTCCTCTTTCAGGACCTTAACTAAATAGTCATTTTAAATAGATTATCCTTCCTTCCATTTATCcatacttttttcttctgcttgtcAAGGTCTGGGTTGTGTTTTATGATGAATTAAAGTTATTAGTATTTATTGTTATAAACAGCtgagaatgatttttttttttaaaaactttgtttAAGTTCCAGGCCTTATTCACCCTCCTGGAATTTAATTGTTGTCCCTGATAAACCCTGTGAACCGGGAGAAACACTGTACGAAGCGgcttcaaaagagaaaaaatactgGTAAAACAGGTGAGGCAGGTGAGTTGTTCATCTTCAAGGTGTGTCCTATGAATATGATTATGGGCTTGTCTGCATTAAGCAAGACAAACACTTCACCAACCGGCCGGTTGGTGCAGGTTAGGCTTGTCAGGGCATGTGCCTGTTGCGTGAGCTGCTTCTCTTCAACTCTACATCCTGTATCTATCCCTGTGACCTAATTAATTTCCTTCTCCTCAGTCACCATCGGAAAACACcaacaataataacattttgataatggaGTTAAATTGTCCTGTCTACGCTTCTATTCCTCGTATGTTTTCAATCGGCAGCCCGTAGTAAAACCATCCATGGGTGGACCAGGACAGTTCACACCTCGTCAACAGTGAGGTGTCAAATGAGTCCACAGAACAGACATCCAGGAGGAGGACGTACGGAGAAGGCGTAGCCCTCATGTGATGTCATGCAgatataaaaaaagcaaaaagtgaAGGTACAGTCTTTTTCGACGGGAAGACGACACGCGTCCATTACCTCAACTTTGCAGGTGAGTCAAAACCTCTTCGTTCACTTCGGATCGGACCTGAATATACAGTGTTCTACTGTTCCATCAAACAAACGTCTACAACTGAACTATCACTGAAAACCATGAGATGATTATCTACTGCTTTTTGAATATGCTGTAATAGTTAATCTAGTTAGAAGCCAacgactggggggggggggctgtgaagtaggttgttgttttattaaagttATTCTGCTGTTGAacttatttaaatgtttctcccaagtttaaatgttttatatctATGAGATTTAGATTCAACTTAATTAAGCAGAGAATGTGGGCACATGTGAGCCCCTCCCCTTGAAACTTTTCACTGATGGTCATGGCCTGTTCCgggtctttttttcccactgaccTTATTgtctgagattaaaaaaaatattagtagtttgaagtattcaacattttaaattcaagatatggtcaaaatgtctgaaatgaGCTACATAATGGAAAAGACATAaacaatacataaaataaaatacataaataagggggttaaaatgaaagaaaaagttgacGAAACAAAACTAATTACATTGAGGTATCATGTAAAACCCATGACGGAACAATGTTGAAGGCGAGGTTCATGGACTGCTATTCTTTAGTCCACGTTAAACGGAAGAGTAGTTGGGTTGggcaagaatttaaaaaagatgtttAATGTTAAGTTGAATTGTCGGGAATAGAGTCGAATCATAGGCCGATTTTGAGGATAAAGTCGAAATACTATTTGGTGAATGAAGTCGGAATGTCTAGAACAAAGTCGGCTCCTCTGGTCCATTGAatccaggaagaggaggagcctctTCGAGCTGCCACATGTATGTGTGCAACCGTTGATTATTTGTCCATTGCCAGCTATTTCGTTTTGCTAAAACTCTCTGGGTATATATATTCTTAGCAGTTCATTTTAGCTAATTCTCAACATTTCTACTTaacgtagaaaaaaaaaaaacctcctgatttatttattctcaacattttgactttattctcgaaatgcaaaatggaaaaaagtaatCTTGctcttcactttttcttcctAATGCCTGGTCTTAATACTCTTCATCAATGTAATAACTCCATCTTTGTCTGAACACTATTTTGACTTGTCGTATGGGGTTTATTTTCAGTCCGGTTGATAACATGTTAGGTCAACCTAATTAGTATGCCAATACATATACCTATTTCCATTTCTTCTGACAATTTAATGTTCGATCTCGTGGACAAAGTTTTGCTAAACCCCAACCAATTCCATATTCTAgtagacttctgtagaaacaaccagtggagtcgccctctactggtcattttggagaatacaggttttaggcacttcacTTTTCTCCACCCgttgactacgtccatttttatgtacagtctatgatttTATACAGCATATGTGCCACAGACACCACTGCACGGATatgcaggggtgtagcaccaaattctgggaaGACCAATGCGCAAACCACTAGACCGCAGAGCGCTAACCGCCAGCACGGCTCTTACGGTGtagacgagtgatgtttacaaactgctcacagtgttgtgtggtgcggtccgcaccatttttttttaggggttttcgatttacagagcctgggctcaGCCAAAGAAACCCCGATTTTTTTCTCGCTCCCTGCACACAGAACTGACGGCTAGCACGCCgtgaaatatttgatttttacaaaGTTTGACAGATTCACACGCTGAGTCGTGATGGAGGACTAGATCAATTTTGTGCCTCCTGTAAGGGGGTGAGAGGGCCCTCGGGGGAACCtccatgattaaaaaaaataaaatataaagttcagtctctcaacccATGTATTTAGACAATTCTTAATTCATGTTTTGCCGCTTATTACTTAGAAATCACTAATTAAACGTAGAATTCCAGGCTCTGGGTTGCTTCTCACAGGGCGGCTCCAGCACTGACAGGTGTGCCGACCCCCAAAAAACGAGACAAGGCGGATACATTTCACAAGTCTGCGCAAGCCAGTGAGCTGCAGCTGTGCTTGTGGTCATGTGCTTAGCCGAACAGCTGTGACTGCACCTGGCGCAGATAGACAGCGCCTGGCTGAGAAGGTGTGGCTGACAGCATTTGTCAGGTGACATCCTGGTGCTAGTGCGCCATCTAGTTGCAGTGATTCTCACACATACAACCTTCACCAGGTTCCAAACCTAAATATGCATTGAAAGGCTGCATTATACGGTGGTGGGAAGGGTAGAGTGCATTAAATACTGGGCTGTACTACACATTGTAGTTACTAATATTTTTCAGATCAAAATTTTCCATAGAGGCTATTCAAATGGTCAGCGCATAAATCTGGAAGTTTTgggtaagattaaaaaaaagtgtacaaaTCATTTACAAATTAGCTCCACTTGGCTACATATGTGCTGTAGATGTAAATGCATTTAGGGCCGCATTAATAATTACTTCATCAGTGAATCATTGCTTGATGATTTGTCCCACTGTTTTCACCCCATTTTGGGAACAACTTTAAAATCTCATGTATTTCATTTCTAAGTCACCATAACTTCTGCCCGTGCCATTCATCAACAGAAACTTGAAATGGGAAAGGAAAAGATCCACATCAACATCGTGGTCATTGGCCATGTCGACTCCGGCAAGTCCACCACCACCGGCCACTTGATCTACAAGTGCGGAGGAATCGACAAGAGGACCATCGAGAAGTTCGAGAAGGAAGCCTCCGAGGTTTGTTTTAGTGACATCGATATCATATAGTACTTCATAACACCTGTTAGTgtttagtagtagtagttttaaGCACATGTAAgggtttatttatgtattcgTCGCTGTAACCTCTGCTGTGAATTCCCCTCCATAAGTGGAGGCTGctatataaacatataataaatgataatttagtgaaacaaaattatattaatataaaatatgtcttCACAGTAGAAGTTATAAATGTTGACAGATCCTGAACTATATTTAGAACTTGAAAATTTCATCATAGTTGTGGAAGAATACAGCTTATGATATAaaccatttattaaatgtttatgtacttctTATAGATGTTTAATTACCTAACTCCTTCAcgcaaattatatttattaaatgaaaaaaccctttttatttaaaaacaaaacccaaaaaactTTGGTTCAATAACCATCATCCACTGATTCAGCTACATTTCATCATCCCATTGCTTGTCTGTTCCATCTGTGTTGTCTGTACCACAATAGATGGGCAAGGGCTCCTTCAAGTACGCCTGGGTGCTGGACAAACTGAAGGCCGAGCGTGAGCGCGGCATCACCATTGACATTGCTCTGTGGAAGTTTGAGAGCATTAAGTACAGCGTGACCATCATCGATGCCCCCGGACACAGGGACTTCATCAAGAACATGATCACTGGTACCTCTCAGGTACAGACAggcatctatctatctatctatctatctatctatacaatACACTGAGCATTAGTCAACCATCATTTTGGCTTTAACAAATCATCCAGGTATGTAAAAATTCAGTAAACCTCTCCCTATTTAGGCTGACTGTGCTGTGCTGATCGTTGCTGGCGGTGTTGGTGAGTTCGAGGCTGGTATTTCCGCGAACGGCCAGACCCGTGAGCACGCCCTGCTGGCCTTCACCCTCGGCGTGAAGCAGCTCATTGTTGGGATCAACAAGATGGACTCCACTGTACCCCCTTACAGCCAGGCCCGTTATGAGGAGATCGCCAAGGAAGTGAGCGCCTACATCAAGAAGATTGGCTACAACCCCGCCGCCGTTCCATTTGTCCCCATCTCTGGATGGCACGGAGACAACATGCTGGAGGCCAGCTCAAAGGTGAGCAGTCAAGTTTAAGTTCTTCCAATAACCAAAAGGTCTCGGCTTCCCCCAGGCTGCATGTCAAAGTGACCTTGAGATGACTTGAACATAAATGCAGCCCATTTACCATTGAGCAATGCTTAACTTCTACTTTGCATTTGTAGATGGGCTGGTTCAAGGGATGGAAGGTTGAGCGCAAGGACGGTAATGCAAATGGAACCACACTGCTGGAAGCTCTTGATGCCATCCTGCCACCTTCCCGCCCCACCGACAAGCCCCTCCGTCTGCCCCTGCAGGATGTCTACAAAATTGGCGGTATGAAAAGACCCATGTTTTTCAAGTAAAGATAGTAGTAGTATTAATGGCAACTGCTCATTCAAGTATCTGAAATacttttaaatacaatttactTTTCACAGGTATTGGAACTGTACCCGTCGGCCGTGTTGAAACTGGCATTCTGAAACCTGGCATGCTCGTCACCTTCGCTCCCCCCAACCTGACCACTGAGGTGAAGTCTGTGGAGATGCACCACGAGTCTCTGTCAGAGGCTTTGCCCGGTGACAATGTTGGCTTCAACATCAAGAGTGTGTCCGTCAAGGAAATCCACCGTGGATTCGTGGCTGGAGACAGCAAGAACGACCCACCCAGGGGCGCTGACAACTTCAATGCCCAGGTTGCTATTGCGGAAATGAACAGATGGACTCTGTGTTCTTTGTAACGGTGCATTTTGCAGGCtaataattcaaaatgtgtcCACAGGTCATCATCCTGAACCACCCTGGCCAGATCAGTGTTGGTTACTCCCCCGTGCTGGATTGCCACACCGCTCACATTGCCTGCAAGTTCGCTGAGCTCATCGAGAAGATCGACCGTCGTTCCGGCAAGAAGCTTGAGGATTCACCCAAGTTCGTCAAGTCTGGAGATGCTGCCATCGTCAAACTCATTCCATCGAAGCCCATGGTGGTGGAGCCCTTCGCCACCTATGCCCCCCTTGGTATTTTTGCACTCAAAGTCCACTCCTCAcaatttagaaatgttttagCACACTTTGTAATTACACAACAAAATGATGAGACCAATGCTCATTGCCTAACCTTCCTTTCACAGGTCGTTTTGCCGTGCGTGACATGAGGCAGACCGTGGCTGTGGGTGTCATCAAGGCTGTTGAGTTCAAGGACGTTTCCGGAAAGACAACCAAGGCTGCAGAGAAGGcccagaagaagaaatgaatggtCGTGGAGGACATCCAGCGACGGGATGTGTGCCAGCATCAGCGGGCCACCCCTTCTTCTCTATCCCCCCCCTACCCTGGAACATCTTCTCTGAGGCATAGCTCTCTACTAAAGGACTGGCTTATGCTGATTAAAACCCATCGCAAAAGTTTCCGCAGGAAAAAGGAAGTTGAAGTCGAAAATGGTTTAGAACTGTCTCTTGATCTTAATGGCACAAACTTGATTGGAAGGAAAGCTGCTGGtaactaataaaaaataaatgtcttggaaaaaattgaaattgactTTTGTGGTCTTTGCTTGTTAGCAGGTTGAGTGTAGGTTGACTGTCTCGTTGCGAGCCTGTCCATCCTGCTTTGCAGCTGTCGTTTTGACCGTGCTCTCCGTGTCCGGTGATGCACTTGTCATCCAATCGCCTCgataaaataaatgtctttgaaaaaaaattgaaattgtctTTTCTTGGTCCTTAAGTGTAGCAGGTTGAGTGGAGTAGTTTACTGTCTCATGTGAGTCTGTCCAATTCTGTGTTGCAGCTGTTTTTTGACCAAGAAATGCACAGCGAATCTCTGTTTGACAACAATATTGCTTCAACATCAAGAGCATGTCCGTGAAGGGGATCTGCTGAGGAAATGAGGCTGGctattttcttatattttttttattttttatatggtGGCTGTGATTGAGTGTTTACTTAAAATATTCGATACACATGAAAATTGCCGGTTATATGTTTCTGAATGTGTGACAAATTCCTCCCAGTTTTTCTTTGACTTCAAATTCAGGTTacatgtgtgtgaatatttttaaCAGACAAGTTCCAATTTTAGTTCCATAAAGTTCtcaatttgtattttacaagttcacaaatccagtctacaagcatttgcattttgtaaaacatttcccTTCCTATGTTGCCTTGTAAGTGAAAACACAGGTATGTTGACACCTTAGATGTCAgtggtgacctctgaccttttaaTATAGCTCACCATGAATTCAAAAGTTTTGTGGTaaaatcatttgaataattttttgtcTAATAACTTTTATCTGCTATTCCAGGATAAGAATccaatttgaatattttttccttggGGAGAGGTTGTATGTGCTATCTGATCTAAGGCCTTTTGTTTATAGCACTGGTTTGGATGTCATCATAAGTAGGACACTATTCATAAATCATACTTTCATTCAAGGACCAGaatcaaaatattaataaaacatgagcagatgaaaagaaaCTTATTCGTTTGGTATATTTAagattctttttattgttttggtttggacCTTATTATCtcaattattgttgttttttgttagaattaaaaaaaatcatttcttcTTGCCTTCACACTTCTGTGCAGACTTGGTGACCTTTCCAGAGGTGGGGGCCTTCTTTGTGACAGCCTTGATGACACCAACGGCCACAGTCTGCTTCATGTCACGCACAGCAAAGCGTCctgagaagaagagatggacaAGTAACGAGTCAGGGAGAGGCTTGGAAAAGCATTGTAtgtcaactcttttttttaattaagtgtaTGTGGTTTAACATAATGTATCAGAAGTCActatgagaaggaaaaaaaatggaaactcaAGGTCCAAATTACTTTCATCCACATCTTGTGAAGTGTAGCAGCAGAAAGCAGttgaaatttaaatttcatGTTTGAGCCCCTTTGGCAGTTAAATTATCAGTCTGCGTGAAAACCCTGATAATATTTGAACAAATACAACTGAAAGTTGTGACGTGAAAGTAATTGAAATGTCAGtagattttatttgaattttcttttggAATATTTATAACTACTGTCTTTTAAATTTGATGATTTTATGACTTAATCTAATTGCTGCCTGGtttatagttgttgttgttgtggtggtgcaGTCAGTGAAAGCAGTTCAACTGTGAAAGATGGAAACCTTTCcgttttatttatctatataggAGTTTAAGAGTGTGCATCACAGATAAGGATCACATTAATAATTTCTCACAACCCACAGGCGTTTCTGAACATACAGTGAATTTACATGAGACTAAACTTGCAGGACACTTAAGCCAAAGCATAGCCCATTCTCTTAACAGCAATAGGAGCTGCATGCAGACCACAAATGCAGAGATCAGGAGAAAAATCATTTTACTCACCTAGTGGGGGATATTCAGAGAAGCTCTCAACACACAAGGGTTTTGAAGGCACTATGAGGATGTTGCCGGCATCTCCAGACTTGAGAAACTTGGGGTTATCTTCGAGCTTCTTAGCAGAGCGACGGTCAACCTTTGCCACGAGTTCCTTGAATTTGCAGGCAATGTGAGCAGTGTGGCAGTCCAGCACAGGGGTGTATCCCTGATGGATCTGGCCGGGGTGGTTCATGATGATGACCTGcaatttttatgtttgtgtgcagttaGAAATAGTGGTAAGAGACAGTAATCACCTACTGCTAAGGTTAAGGGACAGGGCAGGGGATGACACGTAAGTCGAACGCTCTATTGCAGAGCAGGGCtgcattgggcgagaggcagcgtacaccctggacaggtcgccagcccatcacagtgccaacaaacagagacaaacaaccattcacactcacgtTCACACCTATGGTAgctttagagtctccaattaacttGACCCCTTTCTGCATGtatttggactgtgggaggaagccggagaaaacccattcacacactggcAGAACATGCacctccacacagaaaggccgtggatggttggttggttggtcagaaCTTGGATTCGAatcaagaaccttcttgctgtgaggcaaaaccattaaaaacaacaaaagcctgaaggggagattctcattcatcagGGTAATAGTTgtccacaagggtgttgaatcaggaacTTCCAGACGTATCACCAGTTCTAACACTTATAGGACAAGGGACACTCCTTTGTAGACGTCGATGTACATATTTTGTACAGGGAAGGCAGATAGTTcgaaagaggagtgaaggaagccaTATGTTACTgtagagaaaccatccctcaacagaggaggaggcctgagacttcatctttctctcacttACAATACTGTCCTGTCATCTCTTCCCATTCAAATAAACTTAGCCTCTTGTGACTACAACACCTGTGTGGACAAAGGTGACTCAAACGACTCTAGCGACCATCGCTATAAAAGTTTCCACAATAGCCGTTGCTCCGGACAACAGTCCTGGACCACCtgttcctgattcaacacccttttTTCATACATTAATATCCCTTTTCTCATTTGCTCTGACAAACCTGAGCAGTGAAGTCCTCAACCGCCATGGGAGGGTCATTCTTGTTGTCGCCAGCCACGTTTCCTCGGCGGATATCCTTGATCGACACGTTCTTGATGTTGAAGCCGACGTTGTCACCGGGGAGAGCCTCAGACAGAGCCTCGTGGTGCATCTCCACAGACTTCACCTCAGTGGTCACGTTGGGGGGAGCAAAGGTGACGACCATGTTCGGCTTCAGGATACCGGTCTCAACGCGGCCGACGGGGACAGTTCCAATACCTGAGAGTGAGCAGGAGGCCACGTGTTTCTCATAGAGTCTTCAGTTGACTACAAAACACCATTACTTGTTGATAAGGAGAATATTTGATGGACAAAAGAGTGTGAACTGTAAATCCTTTGATGGACTTTAATGGAGGCTCATATGAACAAAGGAAAATGCTTCAGATAACAGCTTGTCCAAGGAAAAAGGACAGGAGTCCAGTTCTGCTCGAAAGTTCTACCTCTTAAAAGGGCGTTCTTTTCCCTCCAAAGTCAAGTGTTTACTCAGTGTTGTAACTGTTGGGTCTCTTGTAATATTGCTAGTTGTCGACCATACTTtgtgaagtgccttgagataatgtacgtTGTGATTTGTTGTGATTCTATACCAATAAAATGAActggaattgaattgaattgaatgtgctTCAATTGTACAAACAAACCCCCATACCTTAGGAGCGATACATCGCACAAAGGAAGCCCAGTTGGAGTGAACCATCTGATTatccttttgttttgattaCAAAGATTCATGATGTCAAACTGGTGTTGTGATGTCATGAGAAGTAATATGTGTTGTGATATGATTTATGTGGCTGTCAGGATTTAGCTCTGAGAGTGGCACCTGACTACTTACCGCCAATTTTGTAGACGTCCTGCAGGGGCAGACGGAGGGGCTTGTTGGTTGGGCGGGCAGGTGGCAGGATGGCATCCAGAGCCTCGTAGAGTGTTACTCCAGTGGCAGCCCCCTCCTTGTGCTTAACCTTCCATCCCTCAAACCAGGGCATCTACAGACAGATTCCAAGTGTGAAATCAGTTCATGCTCACAATCATTGCAATAACattgaacatttgaacatttcctcACCTTGTTACTGGGCTCTAGCATGTTGTCTCCATGAAACCCAGAAATAGGGATGAAAGGAACAGCCTCAGGGTTGTACCCGATCTTCTTTATGTACTTGCCTATTTCCgtccggacattttcaaaacGGTTGTGGCAGAAAGGAGGACTTGTGCTGTCCATCTTGTTGACACCGACGATGAGCTGCTTCACACCGAGGGTGAAGGCCAGCAGGGCGTGCTCACGGGTCTGGCCATTCGAGGAGATACCAGCCTCAAACTCACCAACACCAGCAGCAACGATCAGCACAGCACAGTCAGCCTACACAGGGAGAACTTGTCTGAATTGACTGGTTGTCTTTTGCTTTAGTTGACATGTCAGGACATCACATCAAACGTTACCATATATTTTCAGGTTTTGCAATTGCAGGGTTTCAACTTCTCTCTGCTGGAGTCTACACATTAGAATAAAATGCCTGTCTGTACCTGAGAGGTACCAGTGATCATGTTCTTGATGAAGTCCCTGTGTCCGGGGGCATCGATGATGGTCACGCTGTACTTTTC from Scophthalmus maximus strain ysfricsl-2021 chromosome 22, ASM2237912v1, whole genome shotgun sequence includes the following:
- the LOC118291762 gene encoding elongation factor 1-alpha, which produces MGKEKIHINIVVIGHVDSGKSTTTGHLIYKCGGIDKRTIEKFEKEAAEMGKGSFKYAWVLDKLKAERERGITIDIALWKFETAKYYVTIIDAPGHRDFIKNMITGTSQADCAVLIVAAGVGEFEAGISKNGQTREHALLAFTLGVKQLIVGVNKMDSTEPPYSQKRFEEITKEVSAYIKKIGYNPATVAFVPISGWHGDNMLEASEKMAWFKGWKIERKEGGATGTTLLEALDSIMAPSRPTDKPLRLPLQDVYKIGGIGTVPVGRVETGILKPGMVVTFAPPNLTTEVKSVEMHHESLPEALPGDNVGFNIKNVSVKEIRRGNVAGDSKNDPPMAADNFSAQVIILNHPGQISQGYAPVLDCHTAHIACKFSELVEKIDRRSGKKLEDNPKALKSGDAAIIKMMPGKPMCVESFSQYPPLGRFAVRDMRQTVAVGVIKSVDKKLPSGGKVTKSAQKAEKKK
- the LOC118291761 gene encoding elongation factor 1-alpha 1, encoding MGKEKSHISIVVIGHVDSGKSTTTGHLIYKCGGIDKRTIEKFEKEAAEMGKGSFKYAWVLDKLKAERERGITIDIALWKFETEKYSVTIIDAPGHRDFIKNMITGTSQADCAVLIVAAGVGEFEAGISSNGQTREHALLAFTLGVKQLIVGVNKMDSTSPPFCHNRFENVRTEIGKYIKKIGYNPEAVPFIPISGFHGDNMLEPSNKMPWFEGWKVKHKEGAATGVTLYEALDAILPPARPTNKPLRLPLQDVYKIGGIGTVPVGRVETGILKPNMVVTFAPPNVTTEVKSVEMHHEALSEALPGDNVGFNIKNVSIKDIRRGNVAGDNKNDPPMAVEDFTAQVIIMNHPGQIHQGYTPVLDCHTAHIACKFKELVAKVDRRSAKKLEDNPKFLKSGDAGNILIVPSKPLCVESFSEYPPLGRFAVRDMKQTVAVGVIKAVTKKAPTSGKVTKSAQKCEGKKK
- the LOC118291764 gene encoding elongation factor 1-alpha yields the protein MGKEKIHINIVVIGHVDSGKSTTTGHLIYKCGGIDKRTIEKFEKEASEMGKGSFKYAWVLDKLKAERERGITIDIALWKFESIKYSVTIIDAPGHRDFIKNMITGTSQADCAVLIVAGGVGEFEAGISANGQTREHALLAFTLGVKQLIVGINKMDSTVPPYSQARYEEIAKEVSAYIKKIGYNPAAVPFVPISGWHGDNMLEASSKMGWFKGWKVERKDGNANGTTLLEALDAILPPSRPTDKPLRLPLQDVYKIGGIGTVPVGRVETGILKPGMLVTFAPPNLTTEVKSVEMHHESLSEALPGDNVGFNIKSVSVKEIHRGFVAGDSKNDPPRGADNFNAQVIILNHPGQISVGYSPVLDCHTAHIACKFAELIEKIDRRSGKKLEDSPKFVKSGDAAIVKLIPSKPMVVEPFATYAPLGRFAVRDMRQTVAVGVIKAVEFKDVSGKTTKAAEKAQKKK